CAATGAAAACATTGCAACGATTGCCATAGTTGGAATGGGAGGATTGGGAAAAACCGCACTTGCACAATCTGTCtacaacaataaaaatgaaatggaacaTTTTAGGTTGAAATTATGGGTGTGTATTTCGGAACAGTTTGATGTAAAGGTTATTGTTGAAAAGATTATAGAGTCTGCCACCGGAAAGAAGCCTGAGATCCTTCAAATGGATTTGTTGCAAAGTGAACTTCGAAAGCATATTGATGGGAGAAAGTACTTGCTCATCATGGATGATGTGTGGAATGAAGATCACGAGAAATGGGTTAATCTTAAAAGATTGTTAATGGGTGGTGCAAAAGGTAGTAGAATTTTGATCACAACACGTCATCAACGAGTTGCAGAGACTTTTGATTCAATTTCATCCTATGCTTGAGGACAATTGGATGACAAAAGTGCTTGgctattgtttaaaaaaatggctTTCAGAGGTGAGAAATCAGAAAAAgaacttgaaaattcaaatctagTCGAAATTGGAAAGGAGATTGTGGCAAAGTTAAAAGGCCTTCCTCTTGCCATAAGAATCATAGGATGTCTTTTGTATGCTAAAAAACCAGAACATCATCTTTGGTCGGCTTTCAAGGATAAAGAGTTTTCTCGAGTTTTGGAGCAAAGAGAAGAAGCACAATTCATGCTGTCAATATTGGAGCTCAGTTATAATCATCTTCCATCGAGTTTGAAGCAATGTTTTACATATTGTTCTTTATTCCCCAAAGATTATATCTTTCAAAAGGATGATATGATAAAGCAATGGGTGGCGCAAAGTTTCGTTCAATCAATTGGAACAATTGAGCCAAATGATATTGGAGAAGATTATTTCATGGAATTATTATCAAGATCATTCTTTCAAGACGTCACAAGAAATGAGATGGGTGACATAGTAGAGTGTAAGATGCACGATTTGATGCATGATCTTGCTTCTtcaatagtaaaaaatgaatgCGTTTCTATGGATGTGAATGATTGGGTCGTTATTGAAAAAACCAGACATATCTCAATTTGCCATAGGTTCGGTGTAAAATTGGAGTccttgaaattattatatgaGGCAAAAAAATTGAGGACTTTAATTATTGATTCTCCCATTAGGGATTTCGAAAAAGTCGTTAAACTAATCTTTACCAAGTTTTTACGATTAAGGACgctgaatttgaatttggccATTGAGTTTACTAGTCAAGCATTGCCTAAATCTATTGGCAAGTTGAAAcatttaagatatttgaaaatatgtcaaaTTGGACTTTGTTTCCTTCCGAATTCTATGACTGAGTTGTATAATTTGGAAACACTTATTCTTGATGGGTGTATGTTTTTACAAAAGCTGCCGAGAGATGCAAAAAATTGGAGGAACCTTAGGTATCTAAGTCTTGCTGAAAATTTCCGTATAGAATTCCTTCCAGATTCGATAGATGAATGGAAGAATTTGGAAACACTCATCCTACGAAAATGTTTGTTGTTAAAAGAATTGCcgaaagatattaaaaaatgtgtcAAGCTTAAGCATCTTGATTTATGTGGTTGCGAATCTTTGACTCATTCACCCAAAGGACTAGGTGAGCTTACTCGTCTTCAAACAATGAATCTTTTTGTATTAAACAAAGATGTTGGTTGTGATTTAAGCGAGTTGAATAGACTGAGCAAGTTGAGGGGATCTTTAACCATTAATGGTTTGGAATTTTGTACCACTGATGATCTTGAAAAGCATTCTTTTAACCTGCAACAGAAGTTGGGTGTTCGAAAGTTGAAGTTAGTTTGGAATTATTCCAAAGATGAGCCTAAGAATATTTCCGCAAATGATGACTGCAAAGGGGTTTTAGAATGTCTACAACCAAATTCAAACgctcaaaatatatatatatgtggaTATCAAGAAGTCAAGCTATGTGATTGGCTATGCTCTAATGTTCTTACTCACTTGGTCAGCATCAAACTTTCAGATTGCTTCAAATTAGAAGCTCTCCCCCAATTCGATCAATTTCCATTTCTCAAGCATCTGGGTCTGCAATCATTACCTTGCATCGAGTACGTTGACAACAATGAATATCCTTCTTCATCAATGTTTCTTCCATCCCTCGAGAAATTAATCATGGTAGACATGCCCAATTTAAAAGGATGGTGGAAGGGTGAAACTTCATCAGAATCTTCTCCGAACAGTGCCTCATTTCCTACAACAGCGCCTTTCCTTTGTCAACTTAAAATTGATAGTTGTCCTAAATTGGCTTCAATTTCTTGGCATGCACCTCTACGGAAACTCCAAATA
This portion of the Cucurbita pepo subsp. pepo cultivar mu-cu-16 chromosome LG08, ASM280686v2, whole genome shotgun sequence genome encodes:
- the LOC111800135 gene encoding putative disease resistance protein RGA3, which codes for MAFRGEKSEKELENSNLVEIGKEIVAKLKGLPLAIRIIGCLLYAKKPEHHLWSAFKDKEFSRVLEQREEAQFMLSILELSYNHLPSSLKQCFTYCSLFPKDYIFQKDDMIKQWVAQSFVQSIGTIEPNDIGEDYFMELLSRSFFQDVTRNEMGDIVECKMHDLMHDLASSIVKNECVSMDVNDWVVIEKTRHISICHRFGVKLESLKLLYEAKKLRTLIIDSPIRDFEKVVKLIFTKFLRLRTLNLNLAIEFTSQALPKSIGKLKHLRYLKICQIGLCFLPNSMTELYNLETLILDGCMFLQKLPRDAKNWRNLRYLSLAENFRIEFLPDSIDEWKNLETLILRKCLLLKELPKDIKKCVKLKHLDLCGCESLTHSPKGLGELTRLQTMNLFVLNKDVGCDLSELNRLSKLRGSLTINGLEFCTTDDLEKHSFNLQQKLGVRKLKLVWNYSKDEPKNISANDDCKGVLECLQPNSNAQNIYICGYQEVKLCDWLCSNVLTHLVSIKLSDCFKLEALPQFDQFPFLKHLGLQSLPCIEYVDNNEYPSSSMFLPSLEKLIMVDMPNLKGWWKGETSSESSPNSASFPTTAPFLCQLKIDSCPKLASISWHAPLRKLQISDVTLQLLNTVIEMTANHSSSTQSKVSSLELNRMKDLEFLPRELFYNFTNLELLTITDCKSLQISSSLVQHHVNEALWKEFQSLRFLHLYEIPKLEYLPDGMQHVTTLQTIYIGCCPNLVTLPEWMDRLTSLSDLMIFQCPMLTTLSEGIHHLPSLKSLQIWDCPKLMKRYEEGRGEDWQKISHVPFVEIL